From the Chelonoidis abingdonii isolate Lonesome George chromosome 4, CheloAbing_2.0, whole genome shotgun sequence genome, the window tggcgaaatgtttAGAGCCGCCTCCACTGGCAGGAGCTAAACACCCTTGACACCTGTTTATGTTAGTGGGAgttcagggtgctcagcacctccaatGATTGGGCCCCAAACTGACACCTACACCTCTCCTTTTAACAATCTAGCATAGGAATGGTGGTTATAGCACACTGCTTAGTCAGGGAAACATCCTGAGCGCTCACAAATTGTattaaagacaatgggagttggGAGCTCAGCACTGCTTAGGATTTAGCCCCTCGTTGTGTTCCTgaatgtcccttctgaccttaagtctatgaatctacacAACCCTCCTAGAGAAAATGCTCTTATGCTCAGCAGCTTAGCCAGTGCCATGACTTACCCGGGTTGGTTTTCTGAATTGCTCAAGAGTCTGCTTGAGATGGAGTCAGTAGACATCTCAAGGGGAGGAAAAACCACCCAGCCACGACTCTGGGCTGTCTTCTTTGGACCTTCGGATGGGAAAGATGACATGCAAATGATACCACAATTGTCTAATGCAAGATTGCAAGAGTTCAGGGCTTGCTCCCCCTATCAtgtgggtgtaaatcaggagacactccactgaaggcagtggagttaCCCAGACgtaaaaccagtgtaagtgagaggagagaaTCAGATCTGCTGTTTCCTCCCCCATCCTTTTGCCCCGGAGCCCCTACATCACTTGGGCTGTGACCCACAGCCTCCCTGTCTCTTAGGATgacaagacagcaaatgtgaaaaatcaggatgggggtgggaggtaatagtagcctatgtaagaaaaagaccccacaatcaggactgtccttataaaatagggacgtctggtcaccctgctgtCTCTCCACACTGCAGCTTTCCTTCTGTGATCTGGAGGAAGGTGGGGACTCCTTGAGAAGGATAACTATGTCACAGCTTCAGTCCTTCTCATCAGATGCATGGTCTCTCCCCTGTCTCAGGGAACTAAAGCAAACTCTAGCCAGCTGGGTTGAGTCAGCACAAAGCATCCTCTCATCTGCCCCTGCATTCAGGACTCAAATAGAGAGCTGGAGAAAAGAATGTCCAGGATGTGAATGCAATTCGGCTCTGCTGCAatacattcattttttataatGCATACCTCCCACTATTTCAAGTGACTAAAGCAGAACACAACACCACTCAGGGTCGCCCTGTCCTCTTCTCTGTAGGTGAAGACAGAGGGGCGGACAAGCCAAATTTGATTTGCAATCAACCTAGTGCACAGGGTTGCAACACCACTTACATTTGGCCTGtcctcccctctgcctccatCTACAGAAGGGCAGATGAGCTAAACCTGAGTGCTGCTGTGACTCCAGGTGCCTGGTCACAATGTAACTCAATTTTGTGGGCCCTCCTAAATGGGCCCAGGGCAAACTGCTCGTCAACAGGGACAGGGAGGGCTTggaggtcagagagagagagtctcaaAAACCCAGGACTGTTGGAAGATCCGATAATGTCTGTCACATAAACGTATCACAAAGTAATTGCCAGCCAGTTGAAAAGTTGATTCTGTCCATATTTGACCATACTGTGCATAGCTAAGTTAAATCTTTCATGCAGGCAGGCTCAGGAGAGTTCTGTAGAGAAATGTAAAAGCTGAGTTTGCATACACTGTAACAGATCGCTTCTCGGCTCTCTCTgagctaagatgtgaaaaaatcaTCTAAGTTAGTACAAagagcaccatctgctggcagaTAGGCATATCTAGCATTGTCATAAACGATGTAAGTTCAATAAAGTTGTTGCACTGCAAAAGGCTGCTCTGCATTGAACAGGTAGTATCTAGAGATATGGTGTAATGGTGAAGAGGGCCTTAAGGCCAATGCCTCCCCCTCTGAAAATTTAGTAGATTTGATCTGAAGAAAAGATCAATGAGGTACAATCAACACTGAACCCAGTGTTGCtatttttacaattatttttcagaataGAACTAGACTTTCACATTCATACGAATTAATTCAGCGATCATATATTGGAGGCCATCACAGTGGATCTGAGTGCCTGTCTATATTTAAATAACCTACCTTTCTGACCACTTGATAAAAGACCTGTTAACATGGATCCTGGTTCTTTTATATATGCGCCTAATAATTTTCTTGGCACATGAAAAAGAGTCTAAACTATTCACTGAGTGAGATGTAACCATACCCTACTCAGCAGAAACTATAATAATCACTTATTTGAATTAGATATTTTTCTCAGCTATTATCCTCAGCTAACTTTTAGGTCTGTTCCCTTACCATGGAGCACTTAATCTTTCATTGATCCAAATTGGACATcagttgcctttttaaaattgaCAACGTTACTCTGTATGGAACCAATGATTTCTAAATGATGTTCAGCATCAATTGTTTAATAGTTTCAGAATTTAGCCTTTAATGGAGACCATTTTGGTCAGTTGATAACTTAACCCTGATGACACAAAATAGCCATTTTCAAAATCTCTTATTCTTTTCAATCCCTGAAAacacatttaataaatattagtTTAGCATAAATGtagaactcccattgagttcCATGGCCATTTAATCAGTCACATAATCTCTTAGCTATACACCAGTAGTGAAATTAATGGGGCTtttgtcattaacttcaatgggactagtaTTTTGGCCCAGGAAcaaaattcaccctgtgcagaaaGTCCAGGCCTGTGTACCAGttaagtcccatttaagtcagttcTCAAAACAAAGGTTAAGTGGGACATACCTGGTGCATACTCCTTGGGCTGGCCTTCTGCAAAAGGGATGAATTTCTCATAGGGAGAATACCAACAATGAGCCTTTAGATAATGGACAACTTTCTTTCTGATAAAGATAAAAGTTCCCTGATTGCAAGAAAAAGGTGCCTCTCCAGCAAACTAGAGTTTTCtggagagatttaaaaatcagCTGATTTCCCTACAGTCTGAGGAGTAAACCGTTACACTAGACAGGCACATTTTAATCTCCTTTAGCCATCTCCacgaacatgtgctggatcaACACTCGGATATATTATTTCTCCAAGGCTTGTATTACAGGACATCATGACTGCTCCTTCTGTCAGTGAACAGTTTCGCTTTACCTGAATTGGCAGGCTAAGTTTTGGGGGAACATTtgaaacaagattaaattcagtgtCAATTACCAGGCCTTTTCATCTCTCCCTTTCCCACGGCTATTGAACAGAATCTGAATAAATTTAAAGTTAGAGGGAGTCTGCTTAATCACTAGGCTCTGAATACACCACTCTTCGATAAAAGGGTAGCTATCTTCACCTTGCTAGAGCCTAGATACATCTAGCCAGGAGTTATAGATTTCCCAATCTTTAATAGCCAGACTAGTAATTATGTATTAATATTTTCTTAAGAGGCACTTTTACAATTGGAGTTCAAGTTTCTAAAATCATCTCCTATATAAATGTGGCTCTGCACTGAACCCTTGTAATTAGTCGATTTCATCATTACACAATCTTATGAACCCCGCAGCAGCCCTGGGAGTTGAGATTTCTCAGTACGCTATGCTACTGCAATATGGACACCTAGAAACAACTCTAGTTTCACCCTAGTAACATCAGTTAGAAGTCTGGTTTCTGATCTGGCATTGGAAAATGATCAAGGATCAACAGGGATTTTATATAAAAAGCAACAGTTGTGTTTGATACCATCAACTACACTAttatttacttttgaaaattgtaaataATGTTTATTAGCATATACATGTTTTATTTTGAACTTTTCTACTGAAAAGCTAAACAGATACCAGCCTCTAACAAAAATATTACCAATCATCTGGTTTGCTGTGCTATAACCACTACGTATCAGTGACTTGCTGCTAAGTCCCTATTAAGCCAACAATTTTGATTATCCTTGTACTCAGCTATTGACCAGAAATGCTAAGAGCTTTTAAGGCATGGTCATCTGACATATATATGCTGTGGGTTGAGCTGATTGAATCCTACACACAAGCATTTGTGAACATTGGTTTTGAATTTGCTTTGCCGGGGTCTGCACCCCCAGCATTCCGTGAACATTCACAGGAACAattttgtatttgcaaaaagaGAAAGTGTTGTGAATCCTTATGTGACTGGCTGCTGTGTGTTAGATTTCTGGGTTCTAAGAACTAAAATAGGGTTATGTTGTAACCTTTCAGGGAGAATATAAATGTTTTTTATTCTACCTTCTCTGTGTATGCTGTGAACGTAACAGGCGGTATGTGGCCTAGTGGCAAATcagatggcccagtggttagggcactgtcATAGGACCTGGGCGATGCAGATTGAATTCCCTGGTCTTTAACAGAcatccttgggcaagtcacttaccctttCTGTATATTAGGTTTCCatatgtaaaatagggataatagcatttccctaaTTCAGAGGGCTGTCatgaggacaaatacattaaaaattgtgaggcaTTTGGATACTACGAGCCATAGAAGTACCCAAGATAGATACAGCTGCTGTTCAGAGTTTCTAGGCCCAACACTGCTTTTGGCTCCAACCATACTGAGAGTGATTTGGTCAGCaaagtgggaggaagggggagaaaattACTGAGTGAAGAGCTCTGGCAGATGTACCCGTGTGTTCTTTCAGCACCAGCCCAAGGAGTGCCCCACTCATGGGGGAGAGGGCATAGAGGAGCCCAGAAAAGACATACTGAAAATGAGGACTATGGGGTTTTGACTGAATGAACATTTCCATGACAAGCATCTGCTTTCCTTGCAAACTCCAGTTTTTCAgcagaaaacagaacatttttggccaaaaattgaaaatgttccattttcagtggttttctgctaaaaaaaaaaaaatgttttggcagAAAAAGTGCCATGAAAAAGTGATTTTTTGCAGGACTTTTTTTTACCCCCAATCAGCTCCAATAAGGCTGTCTTTTGAGGGTGTTATCTCCTGGAGAACAGGATGGGCACCTGAACACAGGTGCATTGGGGACAGCACCTCAACTCTGCCCTTCAGCACAAAAGGGTTCATAAAACTGGCTTACCCAGTGACCTAAGGGTCCTCCTGGAGTATGGAGCCCTCAGCCTGGGTGGAGTAGAAGGGACAAAGCTAAGGGGTCTGGCTGGAACACTGCAGTAATCCAGTGAGCCATCCCCAGATAAGATCCTTAGTCATTGGCTGCTGGGTGCAAATTAGAGCAGCTCTGAAACTGGGAGACAAATCAGTTCCTGGCTTGCCTCCGGATGAGGATGTAGATGACTTAATGCTGGGTTTTCTTCCCCCTTGGGGTCCAGTGCAACATGGAGCTCACCTGGACCCAAGGACGTTCGAGTCTGCTTGATGGTAGCAGGGTTTAGGCTAATTCTAATCTGGTGTGAATCTGGAGTCAATCCACTGAAGACGATGAAGTTATTCTGGATTTGCActagtgtaataaaaataattaattatctgCCTCTATATGGTATTTTACAAAGTCAGGAAAACATTATTAGccctataaaagcagcaaaaatcctgtggcaccttatagactaacagatgttttgaagcatgagctttcatgggtgaatacccacttcgtcagatgcatgtagacgaagtgggtattaatAGCCCTATATAACTAAGAAGGAATCTATAGCAGAGAGAGGCAGTGACTTGTCCGGAGTCACATAGCAAGTCAATAGGAGAGCCCAGAATAGAATCTAGATGTTCTTCACTCCTAGACACGTGTTTGTTTCACAAGCCACCATTGcccctgagatcagaatctggctagCATGTTCCCCATTGGTTTGTGAAACTTATCTGTGTGGTAGTTTTTATTGTATGATTGAAAGTCCCACTCGATGCCTATTATGACCCAATAACCTCTCACTGCCCATTGGCAAGGAGGTTACAGGAAGTCTTGATTCTGATATGTACATTCTGACTCAtcaaagaatatcatgtgaggtcCTAAATGAAAGCCAGGGCCACACTGCTcattaatatcactgtgaaaaGGATGTACAGATGCTAGGTAAGTAGTTAGGTATgtgtgctgaaaatatgttcttagtCTTTTTTCAAGGCAGGGTTGACCAATAAGTTTTCTGGCAGACAAGAAATGTAAATTAACCACTGTAAGCTAACGTAATGGCAAGCCATTTACAGGTGAATTCAGAGAGATATGAAAACAGGCAAGCAGCACATGAAAAATGAGCCACAAGTCGTTATCTTGACTCTGAGTTCAGACAAGGAACTTTAGAGATAtaaacagaaggcaaagaaaacacACTTTTATCCTGCATCTAGGAAGTAAACAGGTAATATGTTTACGTGCATAAAAATGGGATCTCAACCAACTCCGGTTTAAATGCTGCAGAAGAGTGGGATAAAACTTCTTTATACAGAAGGTTAACCTGTCAAATTTCATCTTTAGAAAGCGtgatatgattttgttttatatgtaactctTTGTTTCCAACATTCTTACTGTCATTGGAATCGTGAATCGTTGACAATAAACTGGTTGTTTTCACTATAATTATATCTCACTGCTGTGATATTAAGCCTGGTGCCACTCCTGAGTTGAAACTGTTGTGTATATTGTTTCTCCAGGGACAGCCAACCTGGTATTTCTATGAGTGTTCAGTGAATAAGGGGTTGAACGCTACAGGGGGATGCTTTGAGGAACTGGGGAATTGGGGTGCACCTAAttaggggaagggatagctcagtggtttgagcattggcctgctaaacccagggttgtgagttcaatccttgagggggccagttagggatctggggcaaaaatctgtctggggattggttctgctttgagctgggagttggactagatgaccgcctgaggtcccttccaaccctggtattctataaTTGTTACCTTGGAAGACAAAGtgagggctggcatagcccagagaaGAGTGTGGGTGACTAACTGGTGAGGTTAGGGAAACTGAAACCAGATTAAGCACAAGCAAGACTCCCTCTTGTTGAAGGGAGGGGATGATAACCAGGTGGCTCACAGTCCTGGCTACCTCAAGAACCATCAAACCTCTCACAGTatttctgcaggctaaataaaaCCTGGCAGTGCATTCATTCCCGGTGCAGGactcccactgatctcagtgggacATATGCAGAAGGATTGCAGGCTTAATGTCTTctgatcaagactggatgcctttctggaagataggtGTtagacacaagttattgggctccatTCATAGATAACTGAGTAAAAATCTATgatctgtgatatacaggaggtcagacttggtgatttaatggtcccttgtggccttaaactcAAGGAAAATTTATGATTGGGTGCTAGGGACTTTAacatacacaattttttttctgggaaatGTGTTCACAAACTGTGcctggaaaataaaatgaaacaggaAGGCATATTCgtgaatatttatatttatccTCAACACAAAGCCATTGAGTGGTTATTTACTGCACATTGTTGCTGTTTTAACGGCTTTCTTCTAACACTCAGTGATGGCAGTGGTTATGTTTTGGCAGCATTATGTTTTAGGGAATGCATGGGCATATTGTTCCATCATTGCATTGCAAAGATCTCCTGAGGGGTGTGGTGGTAAAACAGGAAGTGGGTAAACTAACCTTTTTAGTGTTCCAGGCCAAGCAGTGGGTTTAGGCTAGAATGACATTGGGATGAAAACTGGATGTgccattaaaatgcatttttggctGAGCATAATGAGCTGGTAGATAACACACCCATCAGTTGTGATGGTCCTACAGCCAGGATTGGTTTAGCACAGGAGAGTAAGAGTGATTAATTGCTTTATTCCTTAAATTAGAGGGGGATAAATACCATATTCCCCAAATGAGAGGTGAGTAAACTCCATACTATGATTCTATACTTATCTATACTACTGCATTTCCCTTAACAATGAGTGAAAAtccttaaataataattaatccaTCCAACTTTTTAGGTTGATATTAACAATTATCAATACTCAGACTTTGTAGCTCATACAGAAGTTAACTAAGTGATgtacacctgtcataaacagacagctaagggttaattccacttttacctgtaaagggttaagaagttcacatagcctagctgacacctgaccagaggaaccaatatggggacaaaatgttttcaaagagggagaagggaaatcagtctttgttctgttcagaaaagtttgtgctgGAGTGAAGCAcccaggaatcagccatctaacattttttaaaagtagtaagtgtttagagaagaaatatattagattatgtttattttcttttgtgacttcattTTGCATAAGggggagaatcaaattgggtttcttttgtgtaactttaaggttttacCCAGAgagacatcctctgtgtttgaatctattgtctgtgagagtagcttgcatgctaatctcacagaggtattcctttcaccctttttctttgattaaaagtcttcttttaagaacctgattgatttttccttgttttaagatccaagggtttttttgATCTTGgatcaccaggaattggtgggaggtgaatcagtctcaatcctgccaggaaaagggggataaagactggggaaatatttggggggaagacagagtttcgaaatgactctcccataaacatttgtttaaactatttggtggtggcagttactagatctaagctgataaataagcttaggggttatcgCATGCAGGttctcacatctgtaccctataGTTCAGAGTGAGGGTGACACCTTGACAACAGCACACACTCTTGagataggtaagtattattaattTTGAGCACCCACATTCtcttttacagaaggggaaacggAGGCAGAAAAGTTTCCAAAGTGACCTCAAATTCTGAGTGAAAGCACCCAcattctcttttgaaaatctggccgttAGGACTGGATTTGTCAGATGCTCGGGAACCACAGCTTCCATTAGCTTCAGTTGTAgtcatgggtgctcagcacctttggaaatAAAGCCCCACGTTTAAAAGCTGGGCCCCCAGAAACTGAGAGGCCTATAATTAGAGGTCACTTGTGAAAGTTAAAGGTCTAAGCAATTTACCTAGGGCCACAGAGAGAATTGGCCTCAGAGATGGAACTGGAATGCAGGAGTTGCTGATTCCAGGCTCAGCTCGTTTGACGCTCCAATTTAATACATGTGATCATTGCTTCTTCTAGTGGCTGGCCCCAGcaactattaattattattaatagtatttATTAATGATATAATAGCGCCTAGAGGCCCCCTGCTGAGATCAGTTGCCCCATCGTGCTGTGTTGCCCCAAGCTCTGTCCCAGTGAgcttagggccagatttgcaaagatatttaggtgcccaaagGTGTATATAGGCATCTgatgtgcttttcaaaagcatccaagtTGGTGAGGAAGTCAATACCTTTGAAAGCGTGGCCTTTTgagtctaagtagacaagacagatgaTGGGCGGGGAGACAGAGGGAAAATGACTTACCTCAGGATGCAAAGCAGGTCAGTAGCACAGCCAAGAATACAACCCAAACCTTTTGACTTATTTCACTGACTCACATTGCCTCTGCACATGAAATAACTGTCTCATCTACATATGTTACTCATTTAGCTCAAGTGACAGGGCTTGTGCTGTATCTGCTGAAGGTTCCAAGTTGTCACTGATGACTGTCTGGGTGTCTATTTGACTATTTTGCAATTACATTCAAACTGGGCCTTTCACCCACAGTGCTCGGCGTTTCCTTTCATACAGGTGTGTGAGACCAGGCGCTTgtttacctttatttttttctataaattaaTCGGATTGAAGATTATTTTCCTCAAAATCTCTGGAAAAGGGGAAGTTTTGCAGAAAGAGCAATTGAAAGAAGTCGCTTTGCCATTTCACTGtgttctttttgtgtgttttctttaggTGATGCAGAGGCCTCTCACCTCTTCAATTACAGTTCCACTAAAACATCTAAAGGAGGAGATCAGTCCTTTTACACATCTCTGATAGCAGATGACCGTTACACATCTCCACCAGATTCCACCTACTTCTCGGGAatactgcaaaaagaaaacagcCCTGTTACTTGTTCAGACAGCACAGAAGGGTTTAACATAATAGGGCATTCCATTCAAGATGTGATGGGATTTGAGTCCCGTGGTTTGTTTAGCTCAGATTCAGGAATAGAAATGACTCCTGCAGAACCCACTGATGTTAATAAAACCTTAGCAGATCCCATGAAAGTAGAAGCTTATAAATACATGGACATAAGTAGATCAGAAGAGGTAAAATACCAAGAAAGATGCAACACAAGCTTAGAAGACAAGAATACAAGCTTTATCAATAAGTGCCCTGAAACAGCAGCCAAGTTAGAGCATATTTCTGGATCTAAGAAACCCACTTTTGAGGAGACGAAAGTGGCCAAAGGACAAAACTTTTTTGAAGAATCAACTGTTCCATCCTGTGCAGAGGAAATATTTGGTGATCAACACAGTGCCTCATTGATTACAGCACCTGTCAAGATTACACTCACTGAGATAGAAAGCGTAGGGgaaactgcaaacaaagagtcaCCTCCAAATAAGCAAGAAACAGGGCTGAAACCAAGCCATGAAGTGGTTCCAACAGTGACTGTGTCAGAGCCAGAAGATGACAGCCCAGGTTCTCTCACACCACCATCTTCTGGCACAGGTAAGATGTCTGATACCCAGTATCTTACTATGCTAGAAAGtgattgggtgaaatcctgaccccattgaagttaatggcaaatctcccattgacttcagctgggccaggatttcacccactttGTAAAAATAGCACCCCCTTACTTTGTAGGTGagtgctctgtgtgtgttcagAGACTTATCATTCCCTAAACTAATAACCTGatttccaaaggtgctgagcacctgcagctcccactgaagtcagctgaactatgtcaggtgctcagcaccttagaGGGTGTCAAGGTTTTACTGCTCTTTGCTTCTGttcatgctgcagagctgaaaccAAATGGCCAGAGCGAGCTGGAGTACACATCCCCAACAAAACTCTTAATGCTGCCCCCAGCTAGGGAGGCATTGTGGATCAGTAACACTCCTCTGAGAGGCCCTGGGCTTCCATTTTGTACTGGGGAAGGGAGAACTTTACAGGACACAACATATTCCTTCCCCCGGCCACCCTAGCCTGCTCTGCTGATGTGGGAAATGAGTGGAGGGGAAGAGTGCCCAGCCCACTTACAAAGCCCCTGCCTTTACAACCCTGGGATGTGAAATGGTCTCCCTGTGAAGGTAGGAAGACATCACTCTCCAGAGAGGCCATGGGAGAGCACTGTCACAGGGGAGCTGGTCCCTGTGAGTAAACCAGGCCCAGTGCCCCTGGGTCAGAGCAGCTGGGCCCAGATGAGCCAATTAAAGAGGACAGGGCTACACCTGGGACTTATAAAGGCTTGTCAGAGCACAGGGAGGGTAGGAGTGACTAGGACAGGAGCGAGATGCTAGAGTAGAATAAATGCGGGGTGGGgtgggtccctggagcaaggggtcAGGTGCTCAGGGAGGTAGCTGTGGGGCTGGTGGTGTTCCAGAAGGAAGCTGGCTGGGATTGGGAGGATTTCCAGAGACCTGTGGGCAGGGAGGCTGTGAAACTCTAAGAGGGTGAGCTAAGGGACTGTTTTGAGAGTGTCTTTATATACTTATGTGGGGACAACAAACCTACTGAAAGGGAGAGTGGGTATGGCAGCTTGGAAGCTGTGGAAAAGCCTTGTTGTTTGCCATGTCCCAAACTAGACATAAATATTTTGATGTAAATTGAGCTGAAACTGATCCTCAGTAAG encodes:
- the RTN1 gene encoding reticulon-1 isoform X2; protein product: MATASTGDAEASHLFNYSSTKTSKGGDQSFYTSLIADDRYTSPPDSTYFSGILQKENSPVTCSDSTEGFNIIGHSIQDVMGFESRGLFSSDSGIEMTPAEPTDVNKTLADPMKVEAYKYMDISRSEEVKYQERCNTSLEDKNTSFINKCPETAAKLEHISGSKKPTFEETKVAKGQNFFEESTVPSCAEEIFGDQHSASLITAPVKITLTEIESVGETANKESPPNKQETGLKPSHEVVPTVTVSEPEDDSPGSLTPPSSGTAIDLLYWRDIKQTGIVFGSILLLLFSLTQFSVVSVIAYLALAALSATISFRIYKSVLQAVQKTDEGHPFKAYLEMEMSLSQDQIQKYTDCLQLYVNSTVRELRRLFLVQDLVDSLKFAVLMWLLTYVGALFNGLTLMIMAVVSMFTLPVVYDKYQAQIDQYLGLVRTHINTVMAKIQAKIPGAKRKAE